The Amycolatopsis methanolica 239 nucleotide sequence AGACGTCGCCGACGGCTTCGGCGACGAGGACATTGCGGACGGCCTCGGCGAGGACGAGACCATCGAGCCGGTGGCCGCGCCGGTCGCCCGGGAGGACGACGTCGAAATCGCCGACGCCGAGTTCCGCGACGCGCGCCGCGAGGAGCGCCGGTCCTTCGACGACCGCCGGGGCAAGCGGGGTGGCCGGGACCTCGACGACGCGGCCCTCGCGCGGGAACTGCTCGAAGCCCCGGAACTGCCCGAGGACATCGAGTACAGCGACCTCGACCCGGACGTCCGGCGCGAGCTCCGCTCCCTGCCGAAGTCGCTCGCCGAGACCGTGGGCAAACATCTCGTCGCGGCGGGCAACCTCATCGACACCGACCCCGAGGCCGCCCTGGCGCACGCCAAGTACGCCAAGACCCGGGCCTCCCGGATCCCCATCGTCCGCGAGGCGCTCGGCCTGGTGTCCTACCACGCCGGCCGCTGGCAGGAAGCCCTGGCCGAGCTGCGGGCCGTCCGCCGGATGACCCACACCGACCAGCACATCGCCGTCATCGCCGACGCCGAACGGGCCCTCGGCCGCCCCGAGCGGGCCCTCGACCTCGCCAAGGAGATGCAGGGCCGCAAGCTGCCGCGCGACGTCGAGATCGAGCTGAAGATCGTCGCCGCCGGGGCGCGGCGCGACCTCGGCCAGGTGGACGCCGCCGTGGTCTCCCTGCAGGGCGACGACCTCGACCCGCGCAAGCGCGACCCGTGGAGCGCCCGGCTGTTCTACGCCTACGCGGACAACCTCGTCGCGGCCGACCGCACCGAGGAAGCCCTCCGCTGGTTCCTGCACGCCGCCGAGGCCGACACCGACGACGAGACCGACGCCGCCGAGCGCGCCGCGGAGCTCGCGAATGGCTGACACCCTCCAGGCCGACTACGACGCGTTCCTGTTCGACCTCGACGGAACTGTCTACCACGGCCCCCGGCCCATCCCGGGGGCCGCGGCGGCGATCCGGCAGCTGCGCGACCAGGGCGCCGCGGTCCGCTTCGTCACCAACAACGCCTCCAAGGCGCCCGGTGACGTCGCGGACCACCTCCGCGCGCTCGACATCGACGCCACCCCGGACGAGGTCAGCACCAGCGCCCAGGCCGCCGCCCGGCTGCTCGGCGAGCGGCTGCCCGCCGGCGCGGTCGTCCTCGTCGTCGGCACCGACGCCCTCGCCGGCGAGATCACCGCCGCGGGGCTGCGGCCCGTGCGCGAAGCCGGGGACGACGTCGCCGCCGTCGTGCAGGGCCACAACCCCGCCACCGGCTGGGCCGACCTCGCCGAGGCGTGCGTCGCCATCCGCGGCGGCGCCCTGTGGGTCGCCTGCAACGTCGACACCACCCTGCCCACCGAACGCGGCCTGCTGCCCGGGAACGGCTCGATGGTCGCCGCCCTGCGCACGGCAACCGGCGCCACCCCCGAGGTCGCGGGCAAACCCGAGGCGCCGCTGTTCCACACCGCCGCGAAGTCGGCGAACGCGAGCCGTCCGCTCGCGATCGGGGACCGGCTGGACACCGACATCGCGGGCGCGGTCACCGCGGGCATGGACTCGCTGTGCGTGCTCACCGGCGTCGCGACCCCCGCCACCCTCGTCACCGCGGTCCCCGCCGAACGGCCGACCTACCTGGGCGCCGACCTCGGCGCCCTCACCGAACCTGCGGACGAACTGCGCGTCGCCCCGCAGGCCGGCTGGGACGTCCGCCGCGACGGGGACACGCTCGTCGTGACCGGCGACGGCGACCCGCTGGCCCTGCTGCGCACCCTCTGCGCCGTCGCTTGGGACACCGGCGTCACCGGCATCACGCCAGGGGACGGCCGAGCCGGAAAAATCCTCGCGGAGCTGGGGCTGCCGTCCGGCGGCCGACCGATCCGTTAGCGTGGTGACCGTGCAGCACCAACCGACTCCGCAACCCCCGCGGCCGGTCCCCGGGCCGCCGCCGACCGCCGGGCCGCAGCAGGACCCGCGCGCCGGCATCGAGGAGGCCATGGCCGCGCTCGGCGACCTGGACCGCATCCCGCTCGCCGAGCACGTCGAGCGCTTCGACGCCGTGCACGCCGAGCTCACCACCGCTCTGTCCAGCATCGACAAGGTGTGAGGCGATGCCCCGCAGGGCCCGCCTCGACGCCGAACTGGTGCGCCGCGGCCTCGCCCGCTCCCGCGAACACGCCAGCACGCTGATCAGCGAGGGTAAGGTGACCGTCAACGGCATGGTCGCCAGCAAACCCGCCACCGGCGTCGAGACCGGCGCGCCGATCGTGGTGAAAGCCGCCGACGACCCGGGCTGGGCGTCCCGCGGCGCCCACAAGCTGCTCGGCGCGCTCGAGGCCTTCGAACCGGCCGGGCTGTCCGTGGACGGCAAACGCTGCCTGGACGCCGGCGCGTCGACCGGCGGGTTCACCGACGTCCTGCTCCGCCGCGGCGCCGCCCAGGTGGTCGCCGCCGACGTTGGCCGCGGCCTGCTCGACTGGCGGCTGCAGACCGACGAGCGCGTCGTCGTGCTGGACAAGACCAACGTCCGAAACCTCACCCCCGAGCAGTGCGGCGGTCCCGTCGACCTCGTGGTCGGCGACCTGTCGTTCATCTCGCTGCGCCTCGTCCTGCCCGCACTGGCCGCCTGCGCGACCGCGGAGGCCGACCTGGTCCCGATGGTCAAACCGCAGTTCGAGGTCGGCAAGGAACGCCTCGGCAGCGGCGGCGTGGTGCGTGACCCGGAACTGCGCGCCCGTGCCGTCCTGGACGTCCTGGACGCGGCCGCCGGGCTGGGCCTGCACCCGCACGGCGTGGTCGCGAGCCCGCTGCCGGGACCGTCCGGCAACGTCGAGTACTTCGCCTGGCTGCGCCGCGACCCGGCGCCGGACCAGGACGTCGAGCAACTGGTCCGCGACGCGGTCGGGAAGGGGCCCCAGTGAGCGAGCGCCGTGAGGTGCTGCTGGTCATGCACCCCGACCGCGAGACGACCAAGGACGCCGCGCGCGAGGTCGCCACCCGCTTCGACGAGGCCGGCATCGGGCTGCGCGTCATCGACGACGAGGTCAAGGAACTGATCGAGCACGACTCCCTCGACGAGCTGTGCACCCTCGTCGCGCCCGGCGACGACCCCGCCCGCGGCGCCGAGCTGGTGCTCGTGCTCGGCGGCGACGGCACCCTGCTGCGCGCCGCCGAACTGGCCCGCCCCGCCGGGGTGCCGGTGCTGGGCGTCAACCTCGGCCGCGTCGGCTTCCTCACCGAGGCCGATTCGGACGCGCTCACCGAGACCGTCGGGCGGGTCGTCTCCCGCGAGTACACCGTCGAGGAGCGCATGACGATCGACGTCACGGTGTCGGTCGAGGGCCGGGTCGTGGCCCGCACCTGGGCGCTCAACGAGGCCAGCGTCGAGAAGAGCACGCGCGAGCGGATCCTGGACGCGCTCATCGAGGTCGACGGCAGGCCGGTGTCCGCCTTCGGCTGCGACGGTGTGCTGTGCGCCACGCCGACCGGCTCCACCGCCTACGCGTTCTCCGCCGGCGGCCCGGTGATCTGGCCCGACGTCGAGGCGCTGCTCGTCGTCCCCAGCAACGCGCACGCGATGTTTTCCCGCCCGCTGGTCGTCTCGCGCGACTCGGTGATCACCGTCGGCGTCGACCCGTACGGCTCGCCCGCGGTCCTGACCTGCGACGGGCTGCGGCACATCGCCCTGCCGCGCGGCGCCAGGGTCGAGGTCGTGGCCGGTGAGGTCCCGGTCCGGCTGGCCCGCCTGCACCCCGGCCCGTTCACCGACCGGCTGGTCCACAAGTTCTCTCTGCCCGTCAAGAGCTGGCGGGAGCGGCACGCGCGCTGAGGCGAGGCGTCCGCGGATTGTCGGAGCGGACCGCTACGGTGGTCCCGTGCTGGCCGAGATGCGCATCCAGGGCCTCGGAGTGATCGAGGACGCCCTGCTCGAACTGCACCCGGGATTCACCGTGGTCACCGGCGAGACCGGCGCGGGCAAGACCATGGTCGTCACCGGGCTGCACCTGCTGTCCGGGGGACGCGCCGAGGCGTCGAAGGTCCGCAACGGCTCCGGCCGGGCGAGCGTCGAGGGACGTTTCGAAGGCGTGTTCGCCGGTCACGTCGCCCGGATCGTGGCCGACGCGGGCGGGGAGACCGACGAGGACGGCAGCCTCATCGCGCTGCGCTCGGTGGGCGCCGACGGGCGGTCCCGCGCCCACCTCGGCGGCCGTTCGGTGCCGGTGAGCGTGCTGTCCGACCTGGCCGACCGGCTGCTGGCGGTGCACGGGCAGAACGACCAGCTGCGGCTGCTGCGCCCTTCCGAACAACGCGAGGTGCTCGACCGGTTCGCCGGGGACGACGTCGCCGAGCCGCTGCGCCAGTACCGGGAGGTGCGCGACGAGTGGCTGGCGGTGGTCGCGGAGCTGACGGAGCGCACCAGTCGCTCCCGCGAGATGGCGCAGCAGGCGGACCTGCTCAAGCACGGTCTGGATGAGATCGCGGCGGTCGACCCGAAGCCGGGGGAGGACGCGGAGCTGGCCGAGCAGGTCAAGCGGCTCACCGCCACCGAGGAGCTGCGGGCCGCGGCGAGCGGCGCGCAGGCCGCGGTGTCCGGCGCGGCCGACGGCGACCCGGACCAGCCGGGCGCGCTCGGCCTGATCGGCGAGGCCCGGCGGCGGCTGGCCGGCGCGGACGATTCGGCCCTGCGCGACCTGGAGCCGCGGCTGGCCGAGGCCGAGATGCTGCTCAACGACGTCGGCGCCGAGCTGGGCGGCTACCTGGACGGGCTGGACGCCGACCCGGGCCTGCTCGAGCAGATCCTCGCCAGGCAGGCCGAGCTGAAGACCCTGACCCGCAAGTACGCGCCCGACATCGACGGCGTCCTGGCCTGGGCCGAGGACGCGAACTCGCGCCTGGCGTCGATGGACACCTCGGAGGAGGCGCTCGCGGCGCTGGCGGCGCGGCGGGACGAGCTGGCCGCGCAGCTGGCTGTACACGCCGCCGCGGTGTCGGCGGCCCGCACCGTCGCCGCCGCCGAGCTGGCCGGCGCGGTCACCGAGGAGCTGTCCGGCCTGGCGATGGGCCAGGCCCAGATCGAAGTGACGGTGAAGCGCCGGGCCACCGACGCGTCCGACCCGCAGGCGCTGCGGGTGGACGGCGAGCTGGTGCATGCGGGCGGCTCCGGCGTCGACGACGTCGAGCTGATGCTCAAGGCGCACCCGGCCGCGCCCGCGATGCCGGTGCACAAGGCCGCCTCCGGCGGTGAGCTGTCCCGCGTGATGCTCGCGATCGAGGTCGTGCTGGCCGACGCCGACACCGTGCAGACGCTGGTGTTCGACGAGGTCGACGCCGGGGTCGGCGGCCGCGCGGCCATCGAGATCGGGCGGCGCCTCGCCCGCCTCGCGCGCACCCACCAGGTGCTGGTGGTGACCCACCTGCCGCAGGTGGCCGCGTTCGCCGACCGGCACCTGGTGGTCGACAAGGGCACCGCGGAGGGCGTCACGCGCAGCGACGTGAAGACGCTGCGCAAGTCCGAGCGGGTGGTCGAGCTGGCGCGGATGCTCGCCGGGATGGAGAGCACCGAGACCGGGCGGGCGCACGCGGAGGAACTGCTCGCGGTGGCCGACGCGGACAAGGAAGCGGCGGCCAAACCGCGCCGGAAGACAGGCAAGCGCCCCAAGCGCTGACCGTCCACACGCGCCGGTCCGCCGGGGAGATCACGCCGAGAAACCGGATTGTGCACGGCGTGTTGCGAGCGGACATCCGGCTTTCGTTTGCCACCATCGGACGCATGAAGCTTCCCGGTCTGCTCAACCGCAACACCGAGGCCCTCCCCGGCATCGTCGGCGTCGCCCGGGTGGACCGGCGCACGCGCGATCTGCTCCGCCGCGTCGGCCCCGGCGACATCGTGGTGCTGGACCAGATCGACCTGGACCGCGCCACCGCCGACGCGCTCGTCGAGGCCGAGGTTGCCGGGGTGGTCAACGCCTCGCCGTCGATCTCCGGCAGGTTCCCCAACCTGGGGCCGGAGATCCTGGTCAACGCCGGCATCCCGCTGCTGGACAACGTCGGCGGCGAGGTGCTGCGCCGCATCAAGGACGGCAGCCGCATCCGGCTGCACGAGGGCGGCGTCTACGTCGGCGACCGGCACGTCGCCAGCGGCAGCGAGCAGACGCCGGACAGCGTCGCCGACCAGATGATCGAGGCCAAGGCCGGGATGTCCACCCAGCTGGAGGCCTTCTCCGCCAACACCATCGAGTTCCTGCGCCGGGAGCGCACGCTCATCCTCGACGGGGTCGGCGTGCCCGAGGTGCGGGTGCCGCTGCGCGACCGGCACGTGCTGGTCGTCGCGCCGGGCAAGGGGCATGCCGAGGACCTCAAGGCGCTCAGGAAGTACATCGCCGAGCACCGGCCGGTGCTGATCGGCGTGGACGGCGGCGCGGACACCCTGCGCGCGCAGAAGTACCAGCCGGACATCATCGTCGGCGACCCGTTCGGCATCGACGCCGAGACGCTCAAGTGCGGCGCCGAGGTGGTCGTCCCGGCCCAGCCGGACGGGCACGCACCGGGCGTGGCGCGCATCCAGGACCTGGGCATCGGCGCGGTCACCTTCCCCGCGTCCGGAAACCCGGAGGACCTGGCGCTGCTGCTCGCCGACGCACACGAGGCCGGGCTGGTCGTCACCGTCGGATTCCAGGCGACGCTGCGGGAGTTCCTCGACCACGGCCGGTCCGGGTCGAACCCGTCGACGTTCCTGACCCGGCTCAAGCTCGGCACCCGCCTGGTCGACGGCAAGGCGGTCGCCGCGCTGCACCGCAGCCGCGTCTCGCTGGGCGCGGTGGTGCTGCTCGTCGTCGCCGCGCTCGTCGCGGTCGCGGTCGCGCTGCTCATGTCCGACGTCGGCGGGGCGTACCTGGACTGGGCGCGCTCCACCTGGGATTCCTTCACAAGCTGGGTCAAGGGGCTCTTCACGTGATTTCTCTGCGGTACCACATCGTCTCGATCGCGGCGGTGTTCCTGGCGCTGGCGGTCGGCGTCGTGCTCGGGTCGACGGCGCTGAACGGGGCGCTGCTGTCCGGGCTGTCGGACGAGAAGGGCAAGCTCGCGTCGCAGGTGTCCGACCTGGAGGCCCAGCGCAACGCGCTGAACGCGCGGCTGTCCGACGCGGACGCCTTCGCGGGCTCGCTCGGCCCGAAGGTCGTCGCGAGCGCCCTGGACCGGCGCTCGGTCGTGCTCGTCACGACGCAGGAGGCGAACCCGGCCGACCGCGACGCGCTGCGGCAGCTCATCGAGGCCTCCGGTGCGCGGGTGTCGGGGGAGCTGCAGCTCACGGACTCGTTCACCGATCCGGCGAAGGCGGACCAGCTGCGCCAGGTGGTGACCCGGCTGCAGCCGGCCGGTTCGACGTTCCCGACGGCGGGTGACCCGGGCACGCTTGCCGGCGCGCTCGTCGGTTCGGTGCTGCTGCTCAACAAGGACACCGCGCAGCCGCAGTCCACAACGGACGAACTGGCCGCGGCGATCGCGGGCCTGCAGGACGGCGGGTTCGCCAACGCCAGCCCGGGCATCGGACCGGGCCAGCTGGCACTGGTGCTGACCGGCGGCCAGGCGACGGGCGACGGGGCCGGTGACAAGGCCGCGACGCTGGCCCGGTTCGCGGCGCAGCTGGACCGCTCCGGCGCGGGCACGGTGCTCGCGGGCGACCCGGCGTCGGCCGAGGGCACCGGCGCGATCGGCTTCGTGCGGGCCGACACCTCGGCGACCTCCATCCTGTCCACTGTGGACAACGCGAACACCGCGGCCGGGCGGATCAGCGCGGTGCTGGCGCTCAAGGAGCAGCTGGACGGCGGGACCGGGCGGTACGGCATCGCGGGCAACGCGCAGTCGCCCGCGCCCGGGGTCGCGCAGCCCGGAAGCTGATCACCGTAGCTGCCCGCCGGGGTTAGCCAGGCGGGCAGCGTATAACGACCTATACCGCGTGGCTTTGAGCGGTCAGCGGCGCGGGAGGGGCCCGCCCGCGGGCTGGCGACCCTGAAGGGCGCTCGGCCAGGCCATCACGTTCCGGCGAGGCGCTCCACCACCGGGATCGCCGCTTCCAGTGCGTGGGCGTTGATCGTGACGTAGGACAGGCCGAACTCGTCCCGGCGGCGGCGCAACGTGTCAACCACCGTGGCCGTGTCGCCGGTCAGCACCGCGAGGTTCGTGTTGTCCCGCGTGGCCGCCGGGTCGATCCCGAAATGCCGCAGCCACTCCGGGACCGGGCCGGCGCGGGATGCTGCACCGGCGTGAACGTGCCGTCGGCGAACAGCTTCCGCACCGCCTGGATCGCCTCACCCACCTGCCGCACCCGCTCGCCCGCGCTGCCGAACGGCACGCCCAGCAGCTCCGCCGTGCCGCCCGCGTCCCCGCGTCCCGCGCCCAGACCCAGCTCGAACCGGCCCTCGGACAGCTGGTCGAGCGTCGCGGTCTCCCAGGCGATGCGGCCGGGGGAGTGCATCGGCGCGGCGAGCACGAACGTGCCGATCCGCAGCCGGGAGCTCGACGCGGCGACCGCGGCCAGCGCCGGGACCGACGCCTGCACCCC carries:
- a CDS encoding HAD-IIA family hydrolase; protein product: MADTLQADYDAFLFDLDGTVYHGPRPIPGAAAAIRQLRDQGAAVRFVTNNASKAPGDVADHLRALDIDATPDEVSTSAQAAARLLGERLPAGAVVLVVGTDALAGEITAAGLRPVREAGDDVAAVVQGHNPATGWADLAEACVAIRGGALWVACNVDTTLPTERGLLPGNGSMVAALRTATGATPEVAGKPEAPLFHTAAKSANASRPLAIGDRLDTDIAGAVTAGMDSLCVLTGVATPATLVTAVPAERPTYLGADLGALTEPADELRVAPQAGWDVRRDGDTLVVTGDGDPLALLRTLCAVAWDTGVTGITPGDGRAGKILAELGLPSGGRPIR
- a CDS encoding TlyA family RNA methyltransferase, with translation MPRRARLDAELVRRGLARSREHASTLISEGKVTVNGMVASKPATGVETGAPIVVKAADDPGWASRGAHKLLGALEAFEPAGLSVDGKRCLDAGASTGGFTDVLLRRGAAQVVAADVGRGLLDWRLQTDERVVVLDKTNVRNLTPEQCGGPVDLVVGDLSFISLRLVLPALAACATAEADLVPMVKPQFEVGKERLGSGGVVRDPELRARAVLDVLDAAAGLGLHPHGVVASPLPGPSGNVEYFAWLRRDPAPDQDVEQLVRDAVGKGPQ
- a CDS encoding NAD kinase — translated: MSERREVLLVMHPDRETTKDAAREVATRFDEAGIGLRVIDDEVKELIEHDSLDELCTLVAPGDDPARGAELVLVLGGDGTLLRAAELARPAGVPVLGVNLGRVGFLTEADSDALTETVGRVVSREYTVEERMTIDVTVSVEGRVVARTWALNEASVEKSTRERILDALIEVDGRPVSAFGCDGVLCATPTGSTAYAFSAGGPVIWPDVEALLVVPSNAHAMFSRPLVVSRDSVITVGVDPYGSPAVLTCDGLRHIALPRGARVEVVAGEVPVRLARLHPGPFTDRLVHKFSLPVKSWRERHAR
- the recN gene encoding DNA repair protein RecN; translated protein: MLAEMRIQGLGVIEDALLELHPGFTVVTGETGAGKTMVVTGLHLLSGGRAEASKVRNGSGRASVEGRFEGVFAGHVARIVADAGGETDEDGSLIALRSVGADGRSRAHLGGRSVPVSVLSDLADRLLAVHGQNDQLRLLRPSEQREVLDRFAGDDVAEPLRQYREVRDEWLAVVAELTERTSRSREMAQQADLLKHGLDEIAAVDPKPGEDAELAEQVKRLTATEELRAAASGAQAAVSGAADGDPDQPGALGLIGEARRRLAGADDSALRDLEPRLAEAEMLLNDVGAELGGYLDGLDADPGLLEQILARQAELKTLTRKYAPDIDGVLAWAEDANSRLASMDTSEEALAALAARRDELAAQLAVHAAAVSAARTVAAAELAGAVTEELSGLAMGQAQIEVTVKRRATDASDPQALRVDGELVHAGGSGVDDVELMLKAHPAAPAMPVHKAASGGELSRVMLAIEVVLADADTVQTLVFDEVDAGVGGRAAIEIGRRLARLARTHQVLVVTHLPQVAAFADRHLVVDKGTAEGVTRSDVKTLRKSERVVELARMLAGMESTETGRAHAEELLAVADADKEAAAKPRRKTGKRPKR
- the steA gene encoding putative cytokinetic ring protein SteA, with the protein product MKLPGLLNRNTEALPGIVGVARVDRRTRDLLRRVGPGDIVVLDQIDLDRATADALVEAEVAGVVNASPSISGRFPNLGPEILVNAGIPLLDNVGGEVLRRIKDGSRIRLHEGGVYVGDRHVASGSEQTPDSVADQMIEAKAGMSTQLEAFSANTIEFLRRERTLILDGVGVPEVRVPLRDRHVLVVAPGKGHAEDLKALRKYIAEHRPVLIGVDGGADTLRAQKYQPDIIVGDPFGIDAETLKCGAEVVVPAQPDGHAPGVARIQDLGIGAVTFPASGNPEDLALLLADAHEAGLVVTVGFQATLREFLDHGRSGSNPSTFLTRLKLGTRLVDGKAVAALHRSRVSLGAVVLLVVAALVAVAVALLMSDVGGAYLDWARSTWDSFTSWVKGLFT
- a CDS encoding copper transporter gives rise to the protein MISLRYHIVSIAAVFLALAVGVVLGSTALNGALLSGLSDEKGKLASQVSDLEAQRNALNARLSDADAFAGSLGPKVVASALDRRSVVLVTTQEANPADRDALRQLIEASGARVSGELQLTDSFTDPAKADQLRQVVTRLQPAGSTFPTAGDPGTLAGALVGSVLLLNKDTAQPQSTTDELAAAIAGLQDGGFANASPGIGPGQLALVLTGGQATGDGAGDKAATLARFAAQLDRSGAGTVLAGDPASAEGTGAIGFVRADTSATSILSTVDNANTAAGRISAVLALKEQLDGGTGRYGIAGNAQSPAPGVAQPGS
- a CDS encoding LLM class flavin-dependent oxidoreductase, producing MQASVPALAAVAASSSRLRIGTFVLAAPMHSPGRIAWETATLDQLSEGRFELGLGAGRGDAGGTAELLGVPFGSAGERVRQVGEAIQAVRKLFADGTFTPVQHPAPARSRSGCGISGSTRRPRGTTRTSRC